One Mya arenaria isolate MELC-2E11 chromosome 5, ASM2691426v1 genomic window carries:
- the LOC128235064 gene encoding hormone-sensitive lipase-like, whose protein sequence is MANTKTDSEPFGLCKNDADFLKYFHISLKDIRSLIISSIGYYQRGKSSIRSCYYTAFCVLLERTQVLEPLVIEIVPHLHLYDFSSEVQANGYRSFISIVNRCVIHLLQLCRHINVNKTSMLFRSSFYLKELEAYVETLGQLIACLGYLQKLMSVSVPGELFMDEGVGDDLLLQVEMLNTDCFYSRCLGLQFCESIKKALQAVMVVMATFSECYDEPSQVIQVASSLLNSGKYILDEDVRAKQVVDITRTADIKFCKAFWSIPESPILHQLRSFTFPHVEVSDVFTLPAENFELPLTDESGETAVITPPCAHTGPAPVSVRLISHAMREGMDVMRSRFRPKTGSSKKEVLPKSRSLLFHCHGGGFVAQSSQSHEDYLRLWSRQLEAPILSVDYSLAPEQPFPRALEETFYAYAWALNNHDKLGWTGERVCFAGDSAGGNLVVSTALRAVSYGIRVPDGILAAYPALLVQYTPSPARLMSMIDPLLPVGILTRCLAAYAGIADKFSSALAAPVFCNPGKVETWEVVKSSEAPLDNVINELANHNADDKFAESGQTEDTKKARDDCGHSAIGKEKVKGSCDSGDELSENDFIVYDCDGKEEERVRVSSNKENTVVNELVTGIEVCDNMNVDGVELVCDKGKSLPVNQLVAEDCVCDETIDDQKSDNLYHSCDKGPKHFASVDEFLSSLDSTARIEVESEKGHKLLERKPAELYAVCKEMLDDDVDDIADGAISPNMKEKLCQSLENICEQEMDVDDFADICKIDNPDSSVQKGNRDLSQSKSFENVTSMPLNNEQICYLQSPISKNRSAENEKIEGNLKGGKNERHKKQASVSDTSDSGINGDTDVDSGMEVQDAYIKLSRETVNDVGAEDGAKGVRSKMVAPQSGVMETRAKVSVQKSFENISQESKTSKSETVKHVDERKTKSNTPFAKKRHMSLDLPVTFHPGQKSGPPDNVLNSETPFSPQLYPGALSFTPKLFSVQRKIAQSPLQLFRQLPIVKNYYMSPLLAPDDLLLGLPEVHLAACHFDPLLDDSVTFAKKLKSLGKPVNLKVYDSLPHGFFNFSSSSTEAKQATDACLECMKRVLNVETEKSSDSH, encoded by the exons aTGTGTAATTCATCTTCTACAACTATGCCGGCACATCAACGTGAACAAAACCAGCATGCTGTTCAGGTCATCCTTCTACCTCAAGGAGCTCGAGGCCTATGTGGAGACACTAGGACAGCTCATAGCCTGTCTAGG TTACCTGCAAAAGCTGATGTCTGTGAGTGTGCCGGGAGAGCTATTTATGGATGAGGGGGTGGGCGATGACCTCCTGCTACAAGTTGAGATGCTCAACACTGACTGCTTTTACAGCAGATGCCTTGGTCTGCAG TTTTGTGAGTCTATCAAGAAGGCCTTACAGGCGGTAATGGTTGTCATGGCAACATTCAGCGAGTGTTACGACGAGCCGTCACAAGTCATCCAGGTTGCGTCTTCTCTCCTAAACAGCGGAAAATACATCCTAGATGAAGATGTTCGAGCAAAACAG GTAGTTGACATCACGAGGACAGCAGACATCAAGTTCTGTAAGGCCTTTTGGTCAATCCCCGAGTCTCCAATTCTGCAT CAATTGAGATCATTCACGTTTCCCCATGTTGAGGTGAGCGATGTGTTCACCCTGCCGGCAGAAAACTTTGAGCTTCCTCTTACTGATGAGTCAGGGGAGACTGCCGTAATTACTCCACCCTGCGCTCACACCGGCCCCGCCCCTGTGTCTGTCCGGCTCATATCACACGCTATGCGGGAGGGAATG GATGTTATGAGAAGTCGTTTCCGGCCAAAGACTGGCAGTTCAAAGAAAGAGGTGTTACCTAAGTCGCGGAGCTTGTTGTTCCATTGTCATGGTGGAGGGTTTGTGGCCCAATCATCCCAGTCACACGAG GACTACTTGCGACTGTGGTCACGTCAGCTGGAGGCCCCTATCCTGTCAGTGGACTACTCCCTGGCCCCTGAGCAGCCCTTTCCCCGAGCACTGGAGGAAACCTTCTACGCTTATGCCTGGGCCCTCAATAACCATGATAAACTGG GTTGGACGGGAGAGCGTGTGTGTTTTGCTGGAGACAGTGCGGGAGGGAACCTTGTTGTATCAACGGCACTGCGGGCAGTGTCCTACGGTATACGAGTCCCTGATGGAATCCTGGCGGCCTACCCCGCCTTACTCGTGCAATACACACCATCACCGGCCAGACTCATGTCCATGATCGACCCTTTACTGCCTGTAGGGATTCTTACCAGATGTCTTGCAG CATATGCTGGAATAGCTGACAAGTTTTCCAGTGCTCTTGCAGCGCCAGTATTCTGTAACCCTGGAAAGGTTGAAACCTGGGAGGTTGTGAAATCTTCAGAAGCCCCATTGGATAATGTAATAAATGAACTGGCCAATCACAACGCAGATGACAAATTTGCAGAATCTGGTCAAACAGAGGACACCAAAAAGGCTAGGGATGATTGTGGACATAGTGCCATTGGTAAAGAAAAAGTGAAAGGTAGTTGTGATAGTGGTGATGAATTGtctgaaaatgactttattgtGTATGATTGTGATGGGAAAGAGGAAGAAAGGGTAAGAGTTAGCTCTAACAAAGAGAATACTGTTGTAAATGAATTGGTTACTGGAATTGAAGTCTGTGATAATATGAATGTTGATGGAGTAGAACTTGTATGTGATAAAGGTAAATCTCTGCCAGTGAACCAATTGGTTGCTGAAGATTGCGTCTGTGATGAAACAATAGATGATCAGAAAAGTGATAACCTATACCACTCATGTGATAAAGGTCCAAAACATTTTGCAAGTGTCGATGAATTTCTTTCCAGCTTAGATTCAACAGCCAGAATAGAAGTTGAGTCTGAAAAAGGTCATAAATTGTTGGAAAGAAAACCTGCAGAATTATATGCTGTGTGCAAAGAAATGCTAGACgatgatgttgatgatattGCTGATGGTGCTATTTCTCCTAACATGAAAGAGAAACTTTGTCAATCATTGGAAAACATATGTGAACAAGAAATGGATGTTGATGATTTCGCAGACATCTGTAAAATAGATAATCCAGACTCAAGTGTTCAAAAAGGGAATAGAGATCTTTCTCAAAGTAAATCCTTTGAGAATGTGACTAGTATGCCATTAAACAATGAACAGATATGCTACCTTCAAAGTCCTATTTCTAAAAATCGAAGTGCAGAAAATGAGAAAATAGAAGGCAATTTGAAAGGTGGTAAAAATGAAAGACACAAAAAGCAAGCCTCTGTATCGGACACAAGTGATAGCGGTATCAATGGTGATACAGATGTGGACAGTGGGATGGAAGTGCAGGATGCTTACATTAAACTGTCCAGAGAAACAGTTAATGATGTCGGTGCTGAAGATGGTGCTAAAGGTGTTCGAAGCAAAATGGTTGCACCTCAAAGTGGTGTTATGGAGACTAGAGCAAAAGTTTCTGTCCagaaaagttttgaaaatatttctcaagAAAGCAAAACTAGTAAATCTGAAACTGTAAAACATGTTGATGAGAGAAAAACAAAGTCAAATACCCCGTTTGCCAAAAAGCGGCATATGTCCCTTGATCTTCCTGTGACCTTCCACCCTGGTCAAAAGTCAGGGCCACCAGACAATGTGCTCAATTCAGAGACTCCGTTTTCCCCTCAACTATACCCTGGTGCTCTTTCTTTTACGCCAAAGCTGTTTTCAGTCCAAAGAAAAATTGCTCAGAGCCCTTTACAGCTGTTCCGTCAGCTTCCAATTGTGAAGAATTACTACATGTCACCGTTGTTGGCCCCAGATGACCTGTTGCTGGGCTTGCCTGAAGTCCACCTTGCA GCCTGCCACTTTGACCCACTACTTGATGACTCGGTCACATTTGCAAAGAAACTCAAGTCCCTTGGGAAACCAGTCAACTTGAAGGTGTATGACAGTCTACCGCACGGGTTCTTTAACTTCTCCAGCAGTAGCACAGAGGCTAAACAGGCAACAGATGCATGTCTGGAGTGTATGAAGCGTGTTCTTAATGTAGAGACTGAAAAATCATCTGATTCTCATTAG